From a single Actinomyces viscosus genomic region:
- a CDS encoding DEAD/DEAH box helicase, whose translation MLDALIPADDPERVPEPEEVYLAFSEWAETTGRPLYPHQDEALSEILEGRHVIAATPTGSGKSMIALAAHTVSLARGGRSYYTAPLKALVSEKFFELVRLFGADNVGMVTGDTSINAAAPIICCTAEILANQSLREGEDMDVDCVVMDEFHYYADPQRGWAWQVPLLELPQAQMVLLSATLGDVSFFVRDLRERTGREVAVVDDAVRPVPLEMEYVVEPIGELLQRLVGQDKAPVYVVHFSQKEAVERATSLLSVDLVPKSRKAEVARALGDFRFGGGFGATLSRLLRAGIGVHHAGMLPRYRRLVERLAREGLLSVICGTDTLGVGINVPIRSVVMTSLVKFDGSKERHLTAREFHQIAGRAGRAGFDTRGYVVVQAPEHVIENAKALAKAGDDERKRRKIVRKKAPEGRVNWTDKTFERLRDAPPETLTSQFQVTTTMVLNLMERAGNPVAAMAALLERAHEPEAQRRRHVRRALEIYLSLRTAGVLTHVSSAQAAADGHPRLRLAVDLPADFALNQPLAPFALAAMDLLNVEAPEHTVDVVSVVEATLDDPRPLLYAQQRAARGEAIAAMKAEGMDYEERMAALEEVTWPQPLAELLSPALEMYKQANPWIAEHELAPKSVVREMVENAMTFSDLISRYELGRSEGVVLRYLTDAYRALRQVVPDEHRTPEVAELIDWLGALVRAVDSSLLDEWEALGQAQAGRAVEVAGLLEGDRPGADDSAGVERAFGAGEDGTVAFTRNRHAFRVAVRREMFRRVELMARDDVEALGRLDASSGWGEDRWDEVLGRYWEEYDWIGTDTSARAISLAPLDEAPDETALAAAGVSERLREALETSGRQVWLATQVLEDPDGDHDWRLTALVDLAECDRENRAVVHLLSVGPQQG comes from the coding sequence ATGCTCGACGCCCTCATCCCGGCCGATGACCCCGAGCGCGTCCCCGAGCCCGAGGAGGTCTACCTGGCCTTTTCCGAGTGGGCGGAGACGACCGGCCGTCCGCTCTACCCGCACCAGGACGAGGCCCTGTCGGAGATCCTTGAGGGTCGCCACGTCATCGCCGCGACCCCGACCGGATCGGGCAAGTCGATGATCGCGCTGGCCGCCCACACCGTCTCGCTGGCCCGCGGGGGCCGCTCCTACTACACGGCGCCCCTCAAGGCCCTGGTCAGTGAGAAGTTCTTCGAGCTGGTGCGCCTGTTCGGGGCGGACAACGTCGGCATGGTCACCGGAGACACCTCCATCAACGCCGCCGCCCCGATCATCTGCTGCACCGCGGAGATCCTGGCCAACCAGTCCCTGCGCGAGGGCGAGGACATGGACGTCGACTGCGTCGTCATGGACGAGTTCCACTACTACGCCGACCCCCAGCGCGGCTGGGCCTGGCAGGTGCCCCTCCTCGAGCTGCCCCAGGCGCAGATGGTGCTGCTGTCGGCGACGCTGGGCGACGTCTCCTTCTTCGTGCGCGACCTGCGTGAGCGCACAGGTCGTGAGGTCGCCGTCGTCGACGATGCCGTCCGACCGGTCCCCCTGGAGATGGAGTACGTCGTCGAGCCGATCGGTGAGCTGCTCCAGCGTCTGGTGGGGCAGGACAAGGCCCCGGTCTACGTCGTCCACTTCTCCCAGAAGGAGGCGGTCGAGCGCGCCACCTCTCTCCTCAGCGTCGACCTGGTGCCCAAGTCCCGCAAGGCCGAGGTGGCACGCGCCCTGGGAGACTTCCGCTTCGGCGGTGGTTTCGGGGCCACGCTCTCGCGCCTGCTGCGCGCCGGGATCGGCGTGCACCACGCGGGCATGCTGCCGCGCTACCGCAGGCTCGTGGAGCGCCTGGCCCGTGAGGGCCTGCTGTCGGTCATCTGCGGCACGGACACGCTCGGGGTGGGGATCAACGTACCGATCCGCTCGGTGGTCATGACCTCGCTGGTGAAGTTCGACGGCTCGAAGGAGCGTCACCTCACCGCGCGCGAGTTCCACCAGATTGCCGGGCGGGCGGGACGCGCCGGCTTCGACACCCGCGGCTACGTCGTCGTCCAGGCCCCCGAGCACGTCATCGAGAACGCCAAGGCCCTGGCCAAGGCCGGCGACGACGAGCGTAAGCGCCGCAAGATCGTGCGCAAGAAGGCCCCCGAGGGGCGCGTCAACTGGACAGACAAGACCTTCGAGCGGCTGCGCGACGCGCCCCCGGAGACCCTGACCAGTCAGTTCCAGGTCACCACCACCATGGTGCTCAACCTCATGGAGCGCGCCGGTAACCCGGTGGCGGCGATGGCCGCTCTGCTGGAGCGCGCCCACGAGCCCGAGGCCCAACGGCGCCGGCACGTGCGCCGCGCCCTGGAGATCTACCTGTCGCTGCGCACGGCGGGCGTCCTCACGCACGTCTCCAGCGCCCAGGCGGCCGCCGACGGGCACCCCCGGCTCAGGCTGGCCGTGGACCTGCCGGCCGACTTCGCCCTCAACCAGCCCTTGGCGCCCTTCGCCCTGGCGGCCATGGACCTGCTCAATGTGGAGGCCCCGGAGCACACGGTCGACGTCGTCAGCGTCGTCGAGGCGACCCTGGACGACCCGCGCCCGCTGCTCTACGCCCAGCAGCGCGCCGCCCGCGGTGAGGCGATCGCCGCGATGAAGGCCGAGGGGATGGACTACGAGGAGCGCATGGCCGCCCTGGAGGAGGTCACCTGGCCCCAGCCCCTGGCCGAGCTCCTGAGTCCTGCCCTGGAGATGTACAAGCAGGCCAACCCGTGGATCGCCGAGCACGAGCTGGCGCCGAAATCGGTGGTGCGCGAGATGGTGGAGAACGCGATGACCTTCTCCGACCTCATCTCCCGCTACGAGCTGGGGCGCAGCGAGGGCGTGGTGCTGCGCTACCTCACCGACGCCTACCGGGCGCTGCGCCAGGTGGTGCCCGACGAGCACCGAACGCCCGAGGTCGCAGAGCTGATCGACTGGCTGGGGGCGCTCGTGCGCGCCGTCGACTCCTCCCTGCTCGACGAGTGGGAGGCGCTCGGCCAGGCGCAGGCGGGCAGGGCGGTCGAGGTCGCCGGCCTGCTGGAGGGCGACCGTCCTGGCGCGGACGACTCCGCGGGGGTGGAGCGGGCCTTCGGCGCGGGCGAGGACGGGACGGTGGCCTTCACCCGTAACCGCCACGCCTTCCGAGTCGCGGTGCGCCGAGAGATGTTCCGGCGCGTCGAGCTCATGGCGCGCGACGACGTCGAGGCCCTGGGGCGCCTGGACGCCTCCTCCGGCTGGGGCGAGGACCGCTGGGACGAGGTGCTGGGGCGCTACTGGGAGGAGTACGACTGGATCGGCACGGACACCTCCGCCCGCGCGATCTCGCTGGCACCACTCGACGAGGCCCCCGATGAGACGGCACTGGCGGCAGCCGGGGTCAGCGAGCGCCTGCGCGAGGCCCTGGAGACCTCCGGGCGGCAGGTGTGGCTGGCCACCCAGGTCCTGGAGGATCCCGACGGCGACCACGACTGGCGCCTGACGGCCCTGGTGGACCTGGCCGAGTGCGATCGCGAAAACCGGGCGGTCGTCCACCTGCTGTCCGTGGGCCCGCAGCAGGGCTAG
- a CDS encoding alanine/glycine:cation symporter family protein, translating into MDALAAQLEAVSDWITLHITMWVLVGTGILLTVRTGAVQLRRLPDMFRQVVGSRSGAQGGISSFQAFTISLAARVGIGNVFGVAAALILGGPGAIFWMWVVALVGMATAFFEATLAQMFKVRHADGSFRGGPAYYMSRGLRSRPLGVLFACLTIFTCGFSIIMVQSNAVAGVIGPYSPLNLPPNITIAVLVGLSALVILGGVRRVARVTEWMAPVMALVYVVMAVVIVALHITQLPGILATIVSSAFGPSPFAGGVTGGMIAALTNGTRRGLFSNEAGQGTAPFAAATATVAHPVQQGLIQSLGVFIDTIVVCTATAFIILVSGVYSPALVEAGTLSPDAAGTLTSDAVAATLGSWTAVPMAIVIFVLAFSSIIAAATYSEVSMTFITERPVWRWLPRLVSVASTYLGALATLTVVWNTVDITMAVMTLTNLVTLIWLARWGLGALRDWDAQRAQGRAVPVFSGVGNPYLPGDLPGDVWGGERPRTTEPDEPDETADAVPAATPASSQPAASTGADA; encoded by the coding sequence ATGGATGCCCTAGCCGCCCAGCTCGAGGCGGTCTCGGACTGGATCACGCTCCACATCACCATGTGGGTGCTCGTCGGTACCGGGATCCTGCTGACCGTCCGCACCGGCGCCGTCCAGCTGCGCCGCCTGCCGGACATGTTCCGTCAGGTGGTCGGATCACGCTCAGGCGCACAGGGAGGAATCTCCTCCTTCCAGGCCTTCACGATCTCCCTGGCCGCCCGCGTGGGCATCGGCAACGTCTTCGGCGTGGCCGCCGCCCTCATCCTGGGCGGGCCCGGCGCGATCTTCTGGATGTGGGTCGTGGCCCTGGTTGGCATGGCCACCGCCTTCTTCGAGGCCACCCTGGCCCAGATGTTCAAGGTCCGCCACGCCGACGGCTCCTTCCGCGGCGGGCCCGCCTACTACATGTCCAGGGGGCTGCGCAGCCGCCCCCTGGGGGTGCTCTTCGCCTGCCTGACGATCTTCACCTGCGGCTTCTCCATCATCATGGTCCAGTCCAACGCCGTCGCCGGCGTCATCGGCCCGTACTCCCCGCTGAACCTGCCCCCGAACATCACCATCGCGGTGCTCGTGGGGCTCTCGGCGCTCGTGATCCTCGGTGGCGTGCGCCGGGTCGCCCGCGTCACCGAGTGGATGGCTCCCGTCATGGCCCTGGTCTACGTGGTCATGGCCGTCGTCATCGTGGCCCTCCACATCACCCAGCTCCCGGGCATCCTGGCCACCATCGTGTCCTCGGCCTTCGGTCCCTCCCCCTTCGCCGGGGGAGTCACCGGAGGAATGATCGCGGCGCTGACCAACGGCACCCGCCGCGGCCTGTTCTCCAACGAGGCCGGGCAGGGCACCGCGCCCTTCGCCGCCGCCACCGCGACCGTGGCACACCCCGTCCAGCAGGGGCTCATTCAGTCCCTCGGCGTGTTCATCGACACCATCGTCGTGTGCACCGCGACCGCCTTCATCATCCTGGTCTCCGGCGTCTACAGCCCCGCCCTGGTGGAGGCCGGCACCCTGAGCCCCGATGCCGCGGGCACCCTCACCTCCGACGCCGTCGCCGCCACCCTCGGCAGCTGGACGGCCGTGCCCATGGCCATCGTCATCTTCGTCCTGGCCTTCTCCTCCATCATCGCCGCCGCCACCTACTCCGAGGTCTCCATGACCTTCATCACCGAGCGGCCCGTATGGCGGTGGCTGCCCCGCCTGGTCTCGGTGGCCTCCACCTATCTGGGGGCGCTCGCCACCCTGACCGTTGTGTGGAACACCGTCGACATCACCATGGCCGTCATGACCCTGACCAACCTGGTCACCCTCATCTGGCTCGCCCGCTGGGGCTTGGGCGCGCTCAGGGACTGGGACGCCCAGCGCGCACAGGGACGAGCCGTCCCCGTCTTCAGCGGCGTCGGCAACCCGTACCTGCCCGGAGACCTCCCCGGCGACGTCTGGGGCGGTGAGCGCCCCCGGACCACCGAGCCGGACGAGCCCGATGAGACCGCCGACGCCGTTCCCGCAGCCACCCCGGCCAGCAGCCAGCCCGCCGCCTCGACAGGAGCCGACGCATGA
- a CDS encoding alanine/glycine:cation symporter family protein, translating into MNLASIENLLNSVDDFFYTYLLAALLILAGIYLTARTRLVQLRHFGTMVNSLSGSRSGAQGGISSFQAFAVGLAARVGIGNIAGVALAVVAGGPGALFWMWVVALIGMATSFVESTLAQIFKERGRDFTFRGGPAYYIKNGLGSALWGRVFAVLCIVSVGVTVVMVQTNSLAEVITATVPSLSGWMVGVFLVLLTAPVVLGGVRLVARVAEWLSPIMALAYVIVAVVVIVLNLGRLPEVLLSVIEGAFGLNEAFFGTAGGLLAALLNGVRRGLFSNEAGLGTVPNAAGTATVAHPVRQGLIQSFGVFVDTILVCTATGLLILLAVDTYQPGDSSLVGAILTQQAVAEHLGSWTTWPMVVLIFVLVFSTVLGCYSYAQVNVNFLGGERRAEQVFGIILTAAAFGGTVLSLPVVWALSDIALGLLGVLNLIVIIRLAPWVIGALRDFESQRAQGITEPAFVGHGNALLPGDVVPGVWEPDDAAKRG; encoded by the coding sequence ATGAACCTCGCCAGTATCGAGAACCTGCTCAACTCCGTCGACGACTTCTTCTACACCTACCTCCTCGCCGCGCTCCTCATCCTCGCCGGCATCTACCTGACCGCCCGCACCCGGCTGGTGCAGCTGCGCCACTTCGGCACGATGGTCAACTCGCTGTCCGGGTCGCGCTCCGGCGCCCAGGGCGGCATCTCCTCCTTCCAGGCATTCGCCGTGGGCCTGGCCGCGCGCGTCGGTATCGGCAACATCGCCGGAGTGGCCCTGGCCGTCGTGGCCGGTGGCCCCGGCGCCCTGTTCTGGATGTGGGTCGTCGCGCTCATCGGCATGGCCACCAGCTTCGTGGAGTCGACGCTCGCACAGATCTTCAAGGAGCGCGGGCGCGACTTCACCTTCCGCGGCGGCCCCGCCTACTACATCAAGAACGGCCTGGGATCCGCCCTGTGGGGTCGGGTCTTCGCCGTCCTGTGCATCGTCTCGGTGGGGGTCACCGTGGTCATGGTGCAGACGAACTCACTGGCCGAGGTCATCACGGCCACCGTTCCCAGCCTCTCGGGCTGGATGGTCGGGGTCTTCCTCGTCCTGCTGACGGCCCCCGTGGTCCTGGGCGGAGTACGCCTCGTGGCCCGTGTCGCGGAGTGGCTGTCCCCGATCATGGCCTTGGCCTACGTGATCGTCGCCGTGGTCGTCATCGTCCTCAACCTGGGTCGGCTTCCCGAGGTTCTCCTGAGCGTCATTGAAGGGGCCTTCGGTCTCAACGAGGCCTTCTTCGGTACGGCCGGGGGACTTCTCGCCGCGCTGCTCAACGGCGTGCGCCGTGGCCTGTTCTCCAACGAGGCCGGCCTGGGCACCGTCCCCAACGCCGCCGGTACCGCGACCGTCGCCCACCCCGTGCGCCAGGGACTCATCCAGTCATTCGGCGTCTTCGTCGACACGATCCTCGTGTGCACGGCCACCGGTCTGCTCATCCTGCTGGCCGTTGACACCTACCAGCCCGGCGACTCCTCCCTGGTCGGGGCGATCCTCACCCAGCAGGCCGTCGCCGAGCACCTGGGGTCCTGGACCACCTGGCCCATGGTGGTGCTCATCTTCGTCCTGGTGTTCTCCACGGTGCTGGGCTGCTACTCCTATGCCCAGGTCAACGTCAACTTCCTGGGAGGAGAGCGCCGGGCCGAGCAGGTCTTCGGGATCATTTTGACCGCCGCGGCCTTCGGCGGCACCGTCCTGAGTCTTCCCGTGGTGTGGGCCCTGTCCGACATCGCCCTGGGGCTCCTGGGCGTACTCAACCTCATCGTCATCATTCGCCTGGCCCCCTGGGTCATCGGAGCGCTGCGGGACTTCGAGTCGCAGCGTGCTCAGGGCATCACCGAGCCGGCCTTCGTCGGCCACGGAAACGCCCTCCTGCCCGGAGACGTGGTCCCCGGCGTCTGGGAGCCCGACGACGCAGCGAAGCGGGGCTGA